The Pantoea sp. At-9b genome includes a window with the following:
- the aspA gene encoding aspartate ammonia-lyase, producing the protein MANNIRIEEDLLGMREVPADAYYGVHTLRAIENFYISNSKISDIPEFVRGMVMVKKAAALANKELQTIPRNIANTIIQACDEVLNNGKCMDQFPVDVYQGGAGTSVNMNTNEVLANIGLELMGHHKGEYQYLNPNDHVNKCQSTNDAYPTGFRIAVYTSILKLIDAINQLGEGFQRKAVEFENILKMGRTQLQDAVPMTLGQEFHAFNVLLNEETRSVLRTAELLLEVNLGATAIGTRLNTPDGYQQLAVQRLAEVSNLPVVPAEDLIEATSDCGAYVMVHSSLKRLAVKLSKICNDLRLLSSGPRAGLNEINLPELQAGSSIMPAKVNPVVPEVVNQVCFKVIGNDTTVTMAAEAGQLQLNVMEPVIGQALFESISILTNACYNLLEKCVNGITANKAVCEAYVFNSIGIVTYLNPYIGHHNGDIVGKICAETGKSVREVVLERGLLTEAELDDIFSIQNLMFPAYKAKRYTDENEQ; encoded by the coding sequence ATGGCGAACAACATTCGTATCGAAGAAGACCTGTTAGGCATGCGTGAAGTTCCGGCCGACGCCTACTATGGTGTTCACACTCTGCGTGCGATTGAGAACTTCTATATTAGTAATAGTAAAATCAGCGACATACCAGAATTCGTTCGCGGTATGGTGATGGTGAAGAAAGCAGCCGCCCTGGCGAACAAAGAGCTGCAAACAATTCCTCGCAACATTGCTAACACCATTATTCAGGCTTGCGACGAGGTGCTGAACAACGGTAAGTGCATGGATCAATTCCCGGTGGACGTCTATCAGGGCGGCGCAGGGACCTCCGTCAATATGAACACCAACGAAGTACTGGCCAACATCGGTCTGGAGCTGATGGGTCACCACAAAGGTGAATATCAATACCTCAACCCGAACGACCACGTGAACAAGTGTCAGTCTACCAATGACGCTTATCCCACCGGTTTCCGTATCGCGGTGTATACCTCGATTCTGAAACTGATCGATGCCATCAACCAACTGGGTGAAGGCTTCCAGCGCAAAGCGGTGGAATTCGAGAACATCCTCAAAATGGGCCGTACCCAGTTGCAGGACGCGGTACCAATGACCCTCGGTCAGGAGTTCCACGCCTTCAACGTGCTGCTGAATGAAGAGACGCGCAGCGTACTGCGTACCGCAGAACTGCTGCTGGAAGTGAACCTCGGTGCCACCGCAATCGGCACCCGTCTCAACACACCGGACGGCTATCAGCAGCTGGCGGTGCAGCGTCTGGCAGAGGTCAGCAACCTGCCGGTGGTGCCAGCGGAAGATCTGATTGAAGCCACCTCCGACTGCGGTGCTTACGTGATGGTGCATTCATCACTGAAACGTCTGGCGGTGAAACTGTCGAAAATCTGTAACGACCTGCGCCTGCTCTCCTCCGGTCCGCGTGCCGGTCTCAACGAGATCAACTTACCGGAATTGCAGGCGGGCTCTTCCATCATGCCAGCCAAAGTCAACCCGGTGGTGCCGGAAGTGGTGAACCAGGTGTGCTTCAAGGTGATCGGCAACGACACGACGGTGACGATGGCCGCCGAAGCCGGGCAGTTGCAGCTTAACGTGATGGAACCGGTCATCGGTCAGGCATTGTTTGAATCCATCAGCATCCTGACCAACGCCTGCTACAACCTGCTGGAGAAATGCGTCAACGGCATCACCGCCAACAAAGCGGTGTGTGAAGCCTACGTATTTAACTCCATCGGTATCGTCACTTACCTCAATCCGTACATTGGTCACCACAACGGTGACATCGTCGGTAAGATTTGTGCTGAAACCGGCAAGAGCGTGCGTGAAGTGGTGCTGGAACGTGGCCTGCTGACCGAAGCGGAACTGGACGATATCTTCTCGATTCAGAACCTGATGTTCCCGGCCTACAAAGCCAAACGTTACACCGACGAAAACGAACAATAA
- the cutA gene encoding divalent cation tolerance protein CutA, with amino-acid sequence MSINSAVVVLCTAPDQASAEQLAAQALNAKLAACVTLLPGATSLYVWEGKLERVSEVQMLLKCDTLHQQALMDLLKAAHPYDVPELLALPVQHGDNEYLSWLHASLA; translated from the coding sequence ATGAGCATCAATTCTGCCGTTGTGGTGCTGTGCACAGCACCGGATCAGGCCAGTGCAGAGCAACTGGCTGCCCAGGCGTTGAATGCCAAACTGGCTGCCTGCGTCACGCTGCTGCCGGGTGCAACCTCGCTGTATGTCTGGGAAGGGAAACTGGAACGGGTCAGCGAAGTACAGATGTTGCTGAAGTGCGATACTCTACATCAGCAGGCGCTGATGGATTTGCTTAAAGCGGCGCATCCCTACGATGTGCCCGAATTACTGGCACTGCCGGTACAACATGGAGACAATGAATACTTGTCATGGT
- a CDS encoding anaerobic C4-dicarboxylate transporter produces the protein MVVVELIIVLLAIWLGARLGGIGIGFAGGLGVLILTLFCGMKPGAIPFDVIEIIMAVIAAIAAMQVAGGMDYLVSLAERLLRRHPRYVTFLAPLVTYVMTLLAGTGHTAFSTLPVIAEVAKEQGVRPSRPLSIAVVASQIAITASPISAAVVFFASLLEPRGVSYLALLGVALPSTMLAIFCAAIVTNFLGKELKDDAVYQTRLAKGEVTLRGAQVFNLKPGAKRSVLLFLVGIVAVVLYATAISENVGLIAHPVLPRNEAIVVFMLTIATLICLTCKIDTGEILSASTFKSGMSACICVMGVAWLGDTFVKAHLDAIQTLAGDMLQSYPWLLALVLFFAATLLYSQAATTKALMPAALLLGVSPHAAIASFAAVSALFVLPTYPTLLAAVEMDDTGSTRIGKFVFNHSFIVPGVLAIALSVLFGFLFGSLIL, from the coding sequence ATGGTCGTGGTCGAATTAATCATCGTGTTGCTGGCGATCTGGTTGGGTGCCCGTTTAGGCGGTATCGGCATTGGTTTTGCCGGTGGCCTGGGCGTGCTGATCCTGACGCTGTTTTGCGGCATGAAACCGGGCGCGATTCCCTTTGATGTGATTGAAATCATCATGGCGGTGATCGCCGCTATTGCGGCTATGCAAGTGGCGGGCGGTATGGATTACCTCGTCAGCCTCGCTGAACGCCTGCTACGCCGTCATCCGCGTTATGTCACCTTCCTCGCACCGCTGGTCACCTATGTCATGACGCTGCTGGCCGGTACCGGCCATACCGCTTTTTCCACCCTGCCGGTCATCGCTGAAGTGGCGAAAGAGCAAGGGGTACGACCATCACGCCCGCTCTCCATCGCCGTGGTAGCGTCGCAAATTGCCATCACCGCCTCGCCTATCTCCGCTGCGGTAGTCTTTTTCGCCTCGCTGCTGGAACCGCGCGGTGTCAGTTATCTGGCCCTGCTCGGCGTGGCTTTACCCTCGACCATGCTGGCGATCTTCTGTGCCGCGATTGTCACCAATTTCCTCGGCAAAGAGTTGAAAGACGACGCGGTTTATCAGACCCGGCTGGCGAAGGGAGAAGTGACGTTGCGGGGTGCGCAGGTGTTCAATCTCAAGCCCGGTGCCAAACGTTCGGTGTTGCTGTTCCTGGTCGGCATTGTGGCGGTGGTACTCTATGCCACCGCTATCAGCGAAAATGTCGGCTTGATTGCTCACCCGGTGCTGCCGCGTAACGAGGCCATTGTGGTGTTTATGCTCACCATCGCCACACTCATCTGCCTGACCTGCAAAATCGATACCGGTGAGATCCTGAGCGCCAGTACGTTCAAGTCCGGGATGAGCGCCTGTATCTGCGTCATGGGGGTGGCCTGGTTAGGAGATACCTTTGTAAAAGCGCACCTCGACGCTATCCAGACGCTGGCCGGTGATATGTTGCAAAGCTATCCGTGGTTACTGGCGCTGGTGCTGTTCTTTGCCGCTACCCTGCTCTATTCGCAGGCCGCGACCACCAAAGCACTGATGCCCGCCGCGCTGCTGCTGGGCGTATCCCCCCATGCGGCCATTGCCTCATTTGCTGCGGTTTCAGCCCTGTTTGTGTTGCCCACTTACCCGACGCTGCTGGCCGCGGTAGAGATGGATGACACCGGCTCCACACGCATCGGTAAGTTTGTGTTTAATCATTCCTTTATCGTACCTGGCGTGCTGGCTATTGCGTTGTCGGTGCTGTTTGGTTTTCTGTTTGGCAGCCTGATCCTCTAG